In the Topomyia yanbarensis strain Yona2022 chromosome 3, ASM3024719v1, whole genome shotgun sequence genome, one interval contains:
- the LOC131693682 gene encoding uncharacterized protein LOC131693682, producing the protein MTTNSRSGSLFDCLLSPRLFGVLVGLMSLWAMLASISASVYLLMKYDDASELPESLKPYYQYATVYVVAVLIGIIIVVVYLFGIYKANEHCMMPFLVLLVADFLGYIASEVLLRAHKDKQPEHNQRWKKNIFDTAIFICIFAIVTYLYRIFKRKRHLKEHRLGGYQSISDSAENIAM; encoded by the exons ATGACTACTAATTCTAGAAGTGGTTCTCTTTTCGACTGTTTGCTCAGTCCCAGACTGTTTGGCGTCCTCGTGGGTCTCATGAGCCTGTGGGCGATGCTTGCTTCCATTTCGGCGTCGGTGTATCTACTGATGAAATACGACGATGCGAGCGAGCTACCGGAGAGTT TGAAACCATACTACCAGTATGCGACTGTCTATGTTGTCGCAGTCCTAATAGGGATCATAATCGTCGTAGTTTATCTGTTCGGCATTTACAAA GCAAACGAGCACTGTATGATGCCGTTCTTAGTGCTACTCGTGGCGGACTTTTTGGGCTACATTGCATCTGAGGTGCTGCTGAGAGCTCACAAAGACAAGCAGCCGGAGCATAATCAACGAtggaagaagaatatttttgaCACTG CTATTTTCATATGCATTTTTGCCATCGTGACCTATCTTTATCGAATTTTCAAGCGCAAAAGGCATCTCAAGGAGCATAGGTTGGGTGGTTATCAGAGCATTTCTGACAGCGCAGAGAACATAGCGATGTAG
- the LOC131693685 gene encoding uncharacterized protein LOC131693685: MGCCADIKFHGYFIGVLAGLLELISLSISGYTQLVDDDPNHSELPKDLLELVSCSAVDYVGDVLILIAVGMLIYGIHKENRYFIIPFTIAICFDWVSYLAHNIDRGMPFHVWMLTTAFFVYVFVAMLSLFILFGTKIKTTKAEKFVKFHSQLV; this comes from the exons ATGGGATGCTGTGCGGATATTAAGTTTCACGGGTACTTCATCGGGGTGCTGGCCGGGCTGCTGGAGCTGATTTCGTTGAGCATCTCCGGCTACACACAGCTAGTGGATGACGATCCGAACCATTCCGAGCTGCCGAAGGATT TGCTGGAGTTGGTAAGCTGCTCGGCCGTCGACTACGTTGGAGATGTGCTGATTCTGATAGCCGTCGGGATGCTGATTTATGGAATACATAAG GAAAACCGATACTTTATTATTCCGTTCACGATCGCCATCTGCTTCGACTGGGTATCCTATCTAGCACACAACATCGACCGAGGAATGCCCTTCCACGTGTGGATGTTGACTACCG CTTTCTTCGTTTACGTCTTCGTGGCAATGCTGAGTCTGTTCATACTGTTTGGAACAAAAATCAAAACCACAAAGGCGGAAAAGTTTGTCAAGTTTCACAGTCAGTTGGTGTGA